A single region of the Deefgea piscis genome encodes:
- a CDS encoding DUF6268 family outer membrane beta-barrel protein: protein MKKTLITALLALLPWCAVASEATINYSVTPVVMPNADLDAGGEVSSEWLIASLSVNQQIDAQHSLGLALNASQQQWHFDAPVAWGGKTPWQDLNRLELSMPYRFVTADGWIFGVTPGVQYAAEAGADQGESINWGGNAYVAHYFSPRLMLGLGVSAWQSFDENVVFPFVLLNWQISDQLTLKNPFVAGPVGPAGLELSWKASSVWDFAAGGTWRSYQTRLASDNPIAANGILENNSVPLFVRAGYQFAPSTRLDFYAGAALNGEFKIRNQQGDALISESYGTMPFLGLSLTGRF from the coding sequence ATGAAAAAAACCTTAATCACGGCACTTTTGGCTTTATTGCCATGGTGCGCCGTCGCGAGTGAAGCGACGATCAATTACAGCGTAACGCCGGTGGTGATGCCCAATGCGGATTTAGATGCTGGCGGTGAAGTTAGTAGCGAATGGCTGATCGCGTCGCTGAGCGTGAATCAGCAAATTGATGCACAGCACAGCCTTGGTTTGGCGCTGAACGCCAGTCAGCAGCAATGGCATTTTGACGCGCCAGTGGCTTGGGGCGGAAAAACGCCGTGGCAAGATTTAAATCGGCTTGAACTCTCAATGCCTTATCGTTTTGTAACTGCCGACGGTTGGATTTTTGGCGTAACGCCCGGTGTGCAATATGCTGCCGAAGCGGGAGCTGATCAGGGCGAAAGTATCAATTGGGGCGGCAATGCCTATGTGGCGCATTATTTCTCGCCGCGCTTAATGCTGGGTTTAGGCGTGAGCGCGTGGCAGAGTTTTGATGAAAACGTGGTGTTTCCGTTTGTATTACTTAATTGGCAAATCAGCGATCAGCTGACCTTAAAAAACCCCTTTGTCGCTGGTCCCGTTGGCCCTGCAGGCTTGGAGTTGTCGTGGAAAGCCTCGAGTGTTTGGGATTTTGCCGCCGGTGGCACATGGCGCAGTTATCAAACTCGCTTAGCCAGTGATAACCCCATTGCCGCCAATGGCATTTTAGAAAACAACTCGGTGCCCTTATTTGTTCGCGCTGGCTATCAATTTGCGCCCAGCACACGCTTAGATTTTTATGCCGGTGCGGCACTGAATGGCGAATTTAAAATCCGCAATCAGCAAGGTGATGCCTTGATTAGTGAAAGCTATGGCACGATGCCATTTTTGGGGCTGAGTTTGACGGGGCGGTTTTAA
- a CDS encoding GNAT family N-acetyltransferase, with product MNQHLIRRATASDATHIALLLTQLGYPASTDEAAQRIAYMATPMNALFVACTKENNTPRGLVGIHLLPMLHCSALLGKITGLVVETTSRGQGVGSALMQAAVDFATEHQAPRIEIISGNHRPEAHAFYRKLGCVATEQTKFNLLTPVHSA from the coding sequence ATGAATCAACATTTAATCCGCCGAGCCACCGCCAGCGATGCAACGCATATTGCCTTGTTACTCACGCAACTGGGCTATCCCGCCAGCACAGATGAAGCCGCTCAACGTATTGCGTATATGGCAACGCCAATGAATGCACTATTTGTTGCCTGCACAAAAGAGAACAACACCCCGCGAGGGTTAGTGGGCATCCATCTTTTGCCCATGCTGCATTGCAGCGCCCTACTCGGCAAAATCACTGGGCTGGTCGTCGAGACCACATCTCGCGGCCAAGGCGTAGGATCTGCGTTGATGCAGGCGGCAGTTGATTTTGCCACTGAGCACCAAGCACCCAGAATCGAAATCATCAGTGGCAACCATCGACCTGAAGCCCATGCTTTCTACCGAAAATTGGGCTGCGTGGCCACCGAGCAAACCAAATTTAATCTACTCACGCCGGTACACAGCGCATAA
- a CDS encoding cytochrome d ubiquinol oxidase subunit II, giving the protein MLSTIDLAYWLPVIFAGLMVVSMFAYVVLDGYDLGVGILLELETDTKEKDKMIASIGPFWDANETWLVLGVGLLLVAFPLAHGIILTALYLPVALMLLGLILRGVAFDFRVKARAHHQPLWNRLFFVGSLLATVSQGVMLGRYITGFAPGWGAWGFALLVGVSLAAAYALLGAGWLLMKSTGKLQQRAIVWAQGSLWIAILATVLVSVATPWISPRVFALWFSVPNVFLLAPVPLMTAILFAVIGFALPRLAQRQRNGNDNFCWIPFAATVGIVLLSFFGLVFSIFPHLVIDQLTIWQAASSPEALLIMFCGAALVLPTIIGYTIYSYYVFWGKAGELSYD; this is encoded by the coding sequence ATGTTGAGCACAATTGATTTGGCCTACTGGCTGCCGGTGATTTTTGCTGGCTTGATGGTGGTGTCGATGTTCGCCTATGTCGTTTTAGATGGGTATGATCTTGGCGTAGGCATTTTGCTTGAGCTAGAAACCGATACCAAAGAAAAAGACAAAATGATCGCGTCGATCGGCCCGTTTTGGGATGCCAATGAAACCTGGCTCGTACTGGGTGTGGGCCTGTTACTGGTGGCCTTTCCTTTAGCACACGGCATTATTTTAACCGCGCTGTATTTACCGGTGGCGCTGATGTTATTGGGTTTGATTTTGCGCGGCGTAGCGTTTGATTTTCGCGTTAAAGCGCGAGCCCATCATCAGCCACTGTGGAATCGACTGTTTTTTGTCGGCTCATTACTGGCCACCGTTTCGCAAGGTGTGATGCTGGGTCGCTACATCACTGGCTTTGCGCCGGGCTGGGGCGCCTGGGGCTTTGCACTATTGGTTGGCGTAAGTTTGGCCGCAGCGTACGCCTTATTGGGCGCGGGCTGGTTGTTGATGAAATCAACCGGCAAGTTGCAGCAGCGCGCGATTGTTTGGGCGCAAGGCAGTTTATGGATTGCCATTTTGGCAACGGTGTTGGTGTCGGTAGCTACACCGTGGATTAGCCCACGCGTATTTGCGCTATGGTTTTCAGTGCCTAACGTATTTTTGCTCGCGCCAGTGCCATTAATGACGGCGATTTTATTTGCTGTGATCGGCTTTGCGCTGCCGCGCTTGGCGCAGCGCCAAAGAAACGGCAATGATAATTTTTGCTGGATACCATTTGCCGCCACGGTGGGCATTGTTTTACTGTCGTTCTTTGGCTTGGTGTTTAGTATTTTTCCGCACTTGGTCATCGATCAACTCACCATCTGGCAAGCCGCGAGCAGCCCAGAAGCCTTATTGATTATGTTCTGCGGCGCAGCGCTGGTGTTACCGACGATTATTGGCTACACGATTTATTCTTACTATGTATTTTGGGGCAAAGCAGGCGAGCTCAGCTACGACTAA
- a CDS encoding cytochrome ubiquinol oxidase subunit I, protein MLPEATGLLDPIVLARIQFAANITFHILFPTISIAMGWALLFFKLRFNATGEQKWLDAYGFWVKIFALTFALGVVTGITMSFQFGTNWPGFMKTVGNIAGPLLAYEVLTAFFLEATFLGIMLFGQKKVSNRIHTLATVLVAGGTTLSAFWIIVLNSWMQTPVGFEMINGQAHATDWLAIIFNPSMPYHLSHMLVASGLTVAFLLAGVSAFRWLKGQRDASIMASLKTGVFLAAALIPLQILIGDMHGINTLKHQPAKIAAIEGIWHTERGAPLTLFALPNAATQSNDYAIAIPKLASLILTHDLNGELQGISEFADHPPVAKVFWSFRVMVGVGMLMLLVSWLAAWQLRGGKTLSPMVCKLLIGMTFSGWVATVAGWYVTEIGRQPWLVYGVLKTSDAASNVGGGMILSTLIMYLTLYAFLLVSYISVVFYLAKKAGHPAQEQ, encoded by the coding sequence ATGCTGCCCGAAGCCACCGGTCTACTCGACCCGATTGTATTAGCGCGAATTCAATTTGCCGCCAATATCACTTTTCATATTTTATTTCCAACGATTAGCATCGCTATGGGCTGGGCACTGCTGTTTTTTAAACTGCGCTTTAATGCCACTGGCGAGCAAAAATGGCTGGATGCCTATGGCTTTTGGGTCAAGATCTTCGCGCTGACTTTTGCGTTGGGCGTAGTGACCGGCATTACGATGAGTTTTCAATTTGGCACCAACTGGCCGGGCTTTATGAAAACCGTCGGCAATATTGCGGGGCCACTGTTGGCGTATGAAGTACTAACGGCGTTTTTCCTTGAGGCGACGTTCTTGGGCATCATGTTGTTTGGCCAGAAAAAAGTTAGCAATCGAATTCATACGCTGGCCACAGTCTTGGTTGCCGGTGGCACTACGCTGTCGGCCTTCTGGATTATCGTGCTCAATTCTTGGATGCAAACGCCAGTTGGCTTTGAAATGATTAACGGCCAAGCACATGCCACCGATTGGTTAGCGATTATTTTTAATCCTTCAATGCCGTATCACCTAAGCCATATGCTAGTCGCGTCGGGCCTGACGGTAGCGTTTTTACTCGCGGGCGTATCTGCTTTTCGCTGGCTTAAAGGCCAGCGGGACGCCAGCATTATGGCGTCACTCAAAACCGGTGTTTTTCTTGCTGCGGCATTGATTCCACTGCAAATTTTGATCGGCGATATGCACGGCATAAATACGCTCAAACATCAACCGGCCAAAATCGCCGCCATTGAAGGCATTTGGCATACCGAACGCGGTGCACCGCTGACTTTGTTTGCACTACCGAATGCAGCAACCCAAAGCAATGATTACGCGATTGCGATTCCAAAACTCGCCAGCTTGATCTTAACGCACGATCTGAATGGTGAATTGCAAGGCATTAGCGAATTTGCAGATCACCCACCGGTGGCCAAAGTATTTTGGAGTTTCCGCGTGATGGTTGGCGTGGGCATGTTAATGCTCTTGGTGAGCTGGCTCGCGGCATGGCAATTGCGCGGCGGCAAAACCTTGTCGCCTATGGTGTGCAAGCTTTTGATTGGCATGACGTTTAGCGGCTGGGTCGCCACCGTAGCTGGCTGGTATGTGACTGAAATTGGTCGTCAACCTTGGCTGGTGTATGGCGTACTTAAAACCAGCGATGCCGCGTCCAACGTTGGCGGCGGCATGATTTTAAGCACCTTAATCATGTACCTTACGCTGTACGCCTTCTTACTCGTTTCTTATATTTCGGTGGTGTTTTACCTCGCTAAGAAAGCAGGCCACCCTGCTCAGGAGCAATAA
- a CDS encoding GbsR/MarR family transcriptional regulator, giving the protein MNLTPLIQSFVLHFGEMGSRWGINRTVGQMYALLFVSEKPLNADEMAEALGFSRSNVSMGLKELESWRLVKLQHFPGDRREYYSTPEDVWAIFKTLADERKKREVEPTLSMLREALMETPANEAERHAQARMGQMHDLIDLTTSWFSDIQKLDVETLKKLMTLGAQVQKFLEFKQKLSFPRASEKE; this is encoded by the coding sequence ATGAACCTCACTCCTTTGATTCAATCGTTTGTGCTGCACTTTGGTGAAATGGGTAGCCGCTGGGGCATTAATCGCACCGTTGGACAAATGTACGCCCTGCTGTTTGTCAGCGAAAAGCCACTCAACGCCGATGAAATGGCCGAGGCACTGGGTTTTTCCCGCTCAAATGTCAGCATGGGATTGAAAGAGTTGGAGTCTTGGCGACTGGTGAAATTGCAGCATTTTCCGGGGGATCGCCGCGAATACTATTCAACACCCGAAGACGTTTGGGCGATTTTTAAAACGCTAGCGGACGAAAGAAAAAAACGCGAGGTTGAACCGACTTTGTCGATGCTACGCGAAGCACTGATGGAAACGCCAGCCAACGAAGCCGAGCGCCATGCACAAGCCCGAATGGGCCAAATGCACGATTTGATTGACCTAACCACTAGCTGGTTTAGCGACATTCAAAAATTAGACGTTGAAACACTAAAAAAATTGATGACGCTGGGCGCTCAAGTGCAAAAGTTTTTAGAGTTTAAACAGAAATTATCATTCCCTCGCGCCAGCGAGAAAGAGTAA
- a CDS encoding TonB-dependent receptor domain-containing protein: protein MNTSISKTYLLILSALATIPAMAEVTQLDDVVVTATRIAQPLREVVGDVTVLDREAIAAQGNSSLQEVLSRQPGIQISNLGGPGKSTSVYLRGANNSQTLVLIDGINFGSATLGGASLQNIPLDQIERVEILRGPAASLYGSGAIGGVIQIFTRQGKAQSSVEIGYGNHNTVDAKATLAGGDDATRYSITAAHFKTDGVNAIVNPKNSNYNPDQDGYENNSLSLAAQHKINAQHAFGVSALGAWGENHYDGSISNAAFKPVAQSYDYRDKSFNGSANVWSKNQWNDIWTSHLKAGTSIDEGRNYTPFSATNYQDKVSKIKTQQSLLSWVNDVSILGGTVQVGAETLGQKVTSDTNYSVNHRRINSLLAGYLVTVSDVTLQLNGRSDDNSQYGRNNTGTLGLAWQMNDDWSLGTTMGTAFKAPSFNDLYWPGSGNPNVKPEESNSKEVFVRFANNRFQSSLTVYENKVTNLIEWTPTPSGLWQPSNIGTAKLGGATLTADWQYAGYIAGASYDYLDAKDTSTGANKGRQLARRAKHAGVAYVGLQTPVWMARLEMQAQGQRFDDAANKKVLAGYALTNLAASYQIDKDWSLHARVNNLFNRDYQMATDYGNLGINGIVSVRWQPK from the coding sequence ATGAATACCAGCATTAGCAAAACATACCTATTGATTTTGTCGGCCTTAGCCACCATTCCTGCGATGGCCGAAGTCACCCAGCTCGACGACGTAGTCGTGACCGCAACGCGCATTGCGCAGCCACTGCGTGAAGTGGTCGGTGATGTCACCGTACTCGATCGTGAAGCCATTGCCGCACAAGGCAATTCAAGCTTACAAGAAGTTTTATCACGCCAACCTGGCATTCAAATTAGTAATTTGGGCGGCCCGGGTAAATCGACTTCGGTTTACTTACGCGGCGCCAATAATTCGCAAACCTTGGTGTTGATCGACGGGATTAATTTTGGCTCGGCCACACTGGGCGGCGCATCGCTGCAAAATATTCCATTAGATCAAATTGAGCGGGTTGAAATTTTACGCGGCCCAGCCGCCAGCTTATATGGTAGCGGCGCGATTGGCGGCGTGATTCAGATTTTTACGCGCCAAGGCAAGGCTCAATCGAGTGTTGAAATCGGTTATGGCAATCACAATACCGTCGATGCCAAAGCGACTTTAGCCGGTGGGGATGACGCAACGCGCTATTCAATCACTGCGGCGCATTTTAAAACCGACGGCGTCAACGCCATCGTGAATCCCAAAAACAGCAATTACAATCCTGATCAAGACGGTTATGAAAATAACAGTTTGTCGCTGGCGGCCCAGCATAAAATCAACGCTCAGCATGCTTTTGGCGTAAGCGCTTTGGGTGCTTGGGGTGAAAATCATTACGACGGCTCAATCAGTAATGCTGCGTTTAAACCCGTCGCGCAAAGCTACGATTATCGCGACAAATCGTTTAATGGTAGCGCCAATGTTTGGTCAAAAAACCAATGGAACGACATCTGGACTAGCCATTTAAAAGCCGGTACCAGTATCGATGAGGGCCGCAACTACACCCCATTCTCGGCGACGAATTATCAAGACAAAGTCAGCAAAATCAAAACCCAGCAAAGCTTATTGTCGTGGGTGAATGATGTGTCGATTTTGGGCGGTACAGTGCAAGTGGGCGCTGAAACGCTAGGGCAAAAAGTCACTAGCGACACCAATTACAGCGTCAATCATCGCCGGATTAATAGCCTGTTGGCGGGTTATTTGGTGACGGTGTCAGATGTAACGCTGCAATTAAATGGTCGTAGCGACGACAATTCGCAATACGGCCGTAACAACACCGGTACGCTGGGTTTGGCTTGGCAAATGAACGACGATTGGTCGCTCGGTACCACGATGGGTACGGCATTTAAAGCACCAAGCTTTAATGATTTGTATTGGCCAGGTTCAGGTAATCCAAACGTTAAGCCTGAAGAATCTAATAGCAAGGAAGTGTTTGTTCGCTTTGCCAATAATCGCTTCCAAAGCTCGTTGACTGTGTATGAAAATAAAGTTACCAATTTGATTGAATGGACACCGACGCCGTCGGGCCTGTGGCAGCCGAGCAATATTGGTACTGCTAAATTAGGTGGCGCAACGCTGACTGCCGATTGGCAATATGCAGGGTATATCGCTGGCGCGAGCTACGATTACCTCGATGCTAAAGATACCTCGACAGGTGCCAATAAAGGCCGTCAATTAGCGCGCCGCGCTAAGCACGCTGGCGTGGCGTATGTGGGTTTACAAACGCCAGTGTGGATGGCGCGCCTTGAAATGCAGGCGCAAGGCCAGCGTTTTGATGATGCTGCCAATAAGAAAGTCTTGGCTGGCTACGCGTTGACTAATTTGGCAGCGAGCTATCAGATTGATAAAGATTGGTCGCTACACGCCCGCGTGAACAATCTATTTAATCGTGATTACCAAATGGCCACCGATTACGGCAATTTGGGAATCAATGGCATTGTCAGCGTGCGCTGGCAGCCTAAGTAA
- the cbiB gene encoding adenosylcobinamide-phosphate synthase CbiB, with product MLWLNPVGLLAALCIALLLECCWGEPRRYHPLVGFGRLATGLAQRLNRGAGLVLRGGLAWLILVGGALGVFIGLRWQVMQYSPLLAYALDAWALWFSLGANSLLAHVAAIGTPLMAGDLPLARAQLQKIVSRDCQALDESQVAAGAVESCLENGADAIFASLFYFILLGGAGALLHRLANTLDAMWGYKTPKWRHFGRCAARMDDLFNWVPARLCAVSYALLGQTRLALTAWRQQAPQWDSPNAGPVMAAGAGALGIRLGGAAPYHGQIELRPELGFGPLASAPDIARSIELIQATLAWWLGVMVVVLLFTMVVMHSG from the coding sequence ATGTTGTGGCTTAACCCCGTAGGTCTATTGGCTGCATTGTGCATCGCGCTGCTGCTCGAGTGCTGCTGGGGTGAGCCACGTCGCTACCATCCTTTAGTTGGCTTTGGCCGACTCGCCACTGGGCTAGCGCAGCGACTCAATCGCGGTGCTGGCTTGGTGCTTCGCGGCGGTTTGGCTTGGCTGATTTTAGTCGGCGGCGCGCTGGGCGTGTTTATTGGGCTGCGCTGGCAAGTTATGCAATATTCGCCGCTGTTGGCGTATGCCCTTGATGCGTGGGCTTTGTGGTTTTCGCTAGGCGCAAACAGTTTATTGGCGCATGTGGCGGCGATTGGCACGCCGTTAATGGCTGGCGATTTACCTTTGGCACGCGCGCAATTGCAAAAAATTGTCAGCCGCGATTGCCAAGCGCTCGATGAATCTCAAGTTGCCGCTGGCGCGGTGGAGTCGTGTTTAGAAAACGGTGCGGATGCGATTTTTGCCAGTTTGTTTTATTTCATACTGTTGGGCGGCGCGGGCGCGCTCTTACATCGTTTGGCCAATACCTTGGATGCGATGTGGGGCTACAAAACGCCAAAATGGCGGCACTTTGGTCGCTGTGCTGCGCGCATGGATGATCTGTTTAATTGGGTGCCCGCGCGATTATGTGCAGTGTCTTACGCTTTGCTGGGGCAAACCCGATTGGCGTTGACGGCGTGGCGACAGCAAGCACCGCAGTGGGATAGTCCCAATGCCGGCCCGGTGATGGCCGCCGGTGCTGGCGCTTTGGGTATTCGCTTAGGCGGTGCTGCGCCATATCATGGCCAGATTGAGCTGCGGCCTGAATTAGGTTTTGGCCCACTAGCGAGCGCGCCAGATATCGCGCGCAGCATTGAGCTCATTCAAGCCACGCTGGCGTGGTGGTTGGGAGTGATGGTGGTGGTTTTATTGTTCACGATGGTGGTGATGCATAGTGGCTGA
- the cobD gene encoding threonine-phosphate decarboxylase CobD gives MADFKQDRPCHAAPRHGGNLLAVQARFGGGDADWLDCSTGISPYSYPLPAMPESVAQRLPQISAEFWAVLKGYYGSAQCLPVAGSQAAIVALPQLRAPCRVGVLRLSYAEHAWRWQQAGHTVILLARNEIDAALDTLDVLILVNPNNPDGQRWTAQQLLAMHAKLAARGAWLIVDEAFIDVDAAESVCQAASQNNRSGLIVLRGIGKFFGLAGLRLGFVFADKKILAALAEYIGPWAVSGPALWAGQLALADEAWQQMQRSRLLQEAQSLKAHLIAQGLTPCGDHPLMQFCVVDQIDQWGYALAANGIYARVFNTQDVGVNALRFGALTLQQHAEFAQRLARAAAQVQST, from the coding sequence GTGGCTGATTTCAAACAAGACCGACCATGCCACGCTGCGCCACGGCATGGTGGCAATTTATTGGCAGTACAAGCGCGTTTTGGTGGCGGCGACGCCGATTGGCTCGATTGCTCGACTGGAATTTCGCCTTACAGTTATCCTTTACCCGCGATGCCCGAATCGGTCGCGCAGCGATTGCCGCAAATTAGCGCTGAGTTTTGGGCGGTGCTTAAAGGCTATTACGGCAGTGCGCAGTGTTTGCCGGTGGCCGGATCGCAAGCGGCGATTGTGGCTTTGCCGCAGTTGCGTGCGCCTTGCCGCGTGGGCGTTTTGCGTTTGTCGTATGCCGAGCATGCTTGGCGTTGGCAACAGGCTGGGCATACGGTGATTTTGCTGGCGCGAAACGAGATCGATGCCGCGCTCGATACGCTGGATGTGCTGATTTTAGTTAATCCCAACAATCCCGATGGTCAGCGCTGGACGGCGCAGCAATTATTGGCGATGCACGCCAAATTGGCCGCGCGCGGCGCTTGGTTAATTGTTGATGAAGCGTTTATTGATGTCGATGCTGCAGAGAGTGTGTGTCAAGCTGCGAGCCAGAATAATCGCTCTGGCCTGATTGTTTTGCGCGGCATTGGTAAGTTTTTTGGTTTGGCGGGCTTACGTTTGGGCTTTGTTTTTGCCGATAAAAAGATTTTAGCGGCCTTGGCTGAATATATCGGCCCATGGGCGGTAAGCGGCCCCGCGCTATGGGCTGGGCAATTGGCCTTAGCCGATGAGGCTTGGCAGCAAATGCAGCGCTCACGTTTGCTGCAAGAAGCACAAAGTTTAAAAGCGCATTTAATCGCTCAAGGCTTGACCCCGTGTGGTGATCATCCGCTGATGCAGTTTTGTGTGGTCGATCAAATTGATCAATGGGGGTATGCGCTGGCAGCCAATGGAATATATGCTCGGGTGTTCAATACCCAAGATGTCGGTGTTAATGCGCTGCGTTTTGGTGCGTTAACGCTGCAGCAACATGCTGAGTTTGCGCAGCGTTTGGCGCGCGCCGCAGCGCAAGTTCAATCGACTTAG
- a CDS encoding ABC transporter substrate-binding protein: MLGPQKIACLSSETVEVLYALGQQHRIVGISAFSRHPAGVTKNHPIICGFSSAKVEKILAVEPDLILAYSSLQGEMVKECVLAGYEVLFFNQRSIAGIFKMIRTLGLLLDCVERANALIAELNAQIAAAKFAATHFAWRPKVYFEEWHTPLYTGICWVSELIEIAGGDDIFAEIAPKVRAKDRTVTPEQVIAGAPDLILGSWCGQAFEPKSVTARAGWDGIAAVKNQQVFEIKSEDLLVPGITAITRGLPQIQAYIRQLCEQ, translated from the coding sequence ATGCTAGGCCCACAAAAAATTGCGTGTTTAAGTAGCGAAACCGTTGAAGTGCTGTATGCCTTGGGGCAACAGCATCGCATTGTCGGGATATCGGCTTTTTCGCGCCACCCGGCTGGTGTGACTAAAAATCATCCGATTATTTGCGGGTTTTCTAGCGCCAAAGTCGAGAAAATCTTGGCAGTTGAACCCGATTTGATTTTGGCGTATTCAAGCTTACAAGGCGAGATGGTCAAAGAGTGTGTGCTGGCGGGGTATGAAGTGCTGTTTTTTAATCAACGCAGCATCGCCGGTATTTTTAAGATGATTCGCACCTTGGGTTTATTGCTCGATTGCGTTGAGCGCGCCAATGCCTTAATTGCTGAGTTAAATGCGCAGATTGCTGCCGCCAAATTCGCTGCGACGCACTTTGCATGGCGGCCCAAAGTGTATTTCGAAGAATGGCATACGCCGCTGTATACCGGTATTTGCTGGGTGTCGGAGCTGATCGAGATTGCCGGTGGCGATGATATTTTTGCCGAGATTGCGCCTAAAGTGCGCGCTAAAGATCGCACCGTGACGCCAGAGCAAGTGATCGCAGGCGCGCCAGATTTAATTCTCGGTAGTTGGTGTGGCCAAGCTTTTGAGCCGAAAAGCGTAACAGCGCGAGCGGGCTGGGACGGCATTGCTGCAGTAAAAAATCAGCAAGTATTTGAAATCAAAAGTGAAGATTTACTCGTTCCCGGTATTACGGCCATCACCCGTGGTTTGCCGCAGATCCAAGCGTATATTCGCCAGCTGTGCGAGCAGTAA
- the cobO gene encoding cob(I)yrinic acid a,c-diamide adenosyltransferase, producing the protein MSQDQAKNERHAARMARKKAIIDAHIAEANIDTGIMILLTGNGKGKSSSAFGMVARAIGHGLKVGVVQFIKNRTDTGEEAFLGQHCEWHVMGDGFTWETQNFEADKARSETAWAMAAKMLNDPSYDVVVLDELTYCLSYKYLDKDIVLRDLESRPEMQHVVVTGRAAITELHEIADTVTVLADEKHAYKSGIRAQKGLEW; encoded by the coding sequence ATGAGTCAAGACCAAGCTAAAAACGAGCGCCACGCCGCGCGCATGGCGCGTAAAAAAGCCATTATCGATGCGCATATTGCTGAAGCCAATATCGACACCGGCATCATGATTTTGCTAACTGGCAACGGTAAAGGAAAATCATCGTCGGCGTTTGGCATGGTCGCGCGCGCGATTGGCCATGGGCTTAAAGTCGGCGTGGTGCAATTTATTAAAAACCGCACCGACACCGGCGAAGAAGCTTTTTTGGGCCAGCACTGCGAATGGCATGTGATGGGGGATGGGTTTACGTGGGAAACACAAAATTTTGAAGCGGACAAAGCCCGCTCAGAAACCGCTTGGGCGATGGCGGCCAAAATGCTGAACGATCCTAGCTACGACGTAGTGGTGCTCGACGAGTTGACGTATTGCTTGTCTTACAAATACCTTGATAAAGACATCGTATTGCGCGACCTAGAGTCGCGCCCCGAAATGCAACACGTCGTCGTCACCGGCCGCGCTGCGATTACTGAGTTGCATGAAATCGCCGATACCGTCACCGTGTTGGCCGATGAAAAACATGCGTACAAATCAGGAATCAGAGCGCAGAAGGGTTTGGAATGGTAA
- a CDS encoding YiiD C-terminal domain-containing protein, with product MSELASLLEKTLHEEIPLTRDIGIQVVHATTQQVQLSAPLSPNVNHKCTAFGGSLYAVAVLAGWSMVFAQLHAAGIHAHIVIQDAKIDYLLPVVETINAECRVNGEADFAHCLKLFARKGRGRIELPVQIITAQGIAVQFIGNYVIHQD from the coding sequence ATGAGTGAATTGGCAAGTCTGCTAGAAAAAACACTTCACGAAGAAATCCCGCTAACGCGTGATATTGGTATTCAGGTTGTTCATGCTACGACTCAGCAAGTGCAACTCAGTGCGCCGCTATCGCCCAATGTTAATCATAAATGCACCGCATTTGGCGGGAGTTTATACGCCGTGGCGGTGTTGGCGGGCTGGAGTATGGTGTTTGCACAATTGCATGCCGCAGGCATTCACGCGCATATCGTGATTCAAGACGCCAAGATTGATTATTTATTGCCCGTGGTTGAAACAATTAACGCTGAATGCCGCGTGAATGGCGAGGCCGATTTTGCACATTGCTTGAAATTATTTGCCCGTAAAGGGCGTGGGCGGATTGAACTGCCGGTGCAAATCATTACCGCGCAGGGCATTGCGGTGCAGTTTATTGGCAACTATGTAATTCATCAGGACTAA
- a CDS encoding DUF2867 domain-containing protein — MPAQDLPLDCAISASYVNASFADSYWVKVDPLPDSALAAYILMVKQAPSWVNGLMSLRNQIVKHLGLKDLGALASLDEQKNVVEYRVGDRLGIFSIVSLTRNELVLSDVDKHLRVQLSVQRVDQAHQQGVSVTTVVHNHNLLGKVYMFFVAPVHKLIVPATLAKLGK, encoded by the coding sequence ATGCCAGCACAAGATTTACCTTTAGATTGCGCTATCAGCGCTTCATACGTTAATGCGAGCTTTGCTGACTCCTATTGGGTGAAAGTAGATCCTCTGCCGGATAGTGCATTGGCTGCATATATCTTAATGGTGAAACAAGCACCTTCTTGGGTTAATGGTTTGATGAGTTTGCGAAATCAAATTGTTAAGCATTTAGGGCTTAAAGATTTGGGTGCATTGGCTTCATTGGATGAGCAAAAAAATGTCGTTGAATATCGGGTGGGAGATCGATTGGGTATTTTTTCGATTGTGTCGTTGACACGTAATGAGTTGGTGCTTAGCGATGTTGATAAACATTTACGAGTTCAACTTTCTGTGCAGCGCGTAGATCAAGCCCATCAGCAGGGTGTTTCAGTTACTACTGTTGTTCATAACCATAATTTGCTTGGTAAGGTTTATATGTTTTTTGTCGCCCCTGTACATAAATTGATCGTGCCAGCGACGTTGGCGAAGCTAGGAAAGTAA